The following proteins are encoded in a genomic region of Triticum dicoccoides isolate Atlit2015 ecotype Zavitan chromosome 1B, WEW_v2.0, whole genome shotgun sequence:
- the LOC119339908 gene encoding uncharacterized protein LOC119339908 isoform X1: MDYDDTDFQSRNFQLAGEDNSKSPSSLRPFALPKLDTDDQLQGHLRFGNLTDSEGFFSVGGHDNSWIEVLSTGSSVVGFSSSAAEPCSISRSNYVWSEATSTECVEMLLKSVGENEMTGNMNDNVHQQLSGMDSQIGPSNMQPNPSDSPSDSIVVPTENDQSQGTHSRMPEDPLTSQPQFEDIAPFSMVEKAEHAVSSTLSGRKSNYMLDSVSEKCIVSEKLSSASQNTPEACPAVDNYFKVVHDGDSLDNLNIHSAGVDSDKLSNEAFSELARIQNIYSTGSYHFEQGNHMHSNKLEGGMHELQKLTESSDGLLEAITNPVKMLQMNDDTCKSASDSLQPSLSQVERGAEGHKISVDAHKKIVIEKFGVGEEPSSAKSCQNQSDLNNSNPHPITPLSTESSELIQSPDGKQPAHVTGAPEETESDGVEDTVDVSKHGVPEQHQESVDNLKNVVMDDTNINNDVDSKLGVLEQHQDSVDNLQSVVSEEQSGREEISAVSGDLECLVEAGHDGNDRGLTGTSKDEFESSGHVAPDNSSAGLFDENGPNVSSVNHEWPVKEDDTPVLEDEPGTNSGPQEKEIAPLNNLSSDIISTTVADTSNKSMDKLDCSGGVPSNGSPVGVLEGNDSTISSINHVDSVDRVANSSSEVVASVSESLVKKSAMSVNSDINSICSSGTDPVAKNPQCEGLPTSLGSLTTNQSQDKSGDHPDAHTENCQVDRPSLQSEDQEISHPQKCQIGGSSVQSGHQGNLATASSLDVSSGKGTQIIIETPLNANDDLNVHIKDNEGSYNDATCGSPTVISCTEPCLQEGGQEGIAVLHSNLTEQSDPTASAGASPSSEDCSARNIKHTLTSEEANTTGDDRSFSFEVGDPPKVSEKVHRPAWSPFPRSKAAISTEVNSEIPKPGTPGNVLKHTSEVSKKTSVLETGKEQQSGNKVVESVGVLSSSSHIGHSTETKSAPLEQPQQHPTPESSALAPQPFTDLQHVQLRAQIFVYGALIQGIPPAEAYMVSAFGEPVGGGKPAWEAVWRVAVKIFQNQKSPVAGLETPTSSRIGSHVAEKASKGTAGKTSPASKKGGKTVLPAHTAVTLHSPTFSMSPLGSSTLNLQRGSHLDFSQAVSPVFTYNSQTRQPTSAVASWFPQSPGPRAAPWLAPPQNLIFDSSMQPTVPSSESAKGSSKTISISQAITPGLFLPSQSSTVASPLAVVQEEKQKTPASKRNRAGAASPKPRKRKKASASQEQQPDIASSQLKTDIASSQLRTDIASVIPASEQTPGFTLSTRSPSSVLGSRLVPNASLITSVPNYLGGKGAEQRIIFSEQISGAVDQSMDQAKGASMYSEEALRHSEGVWNHLSTNSRSKLPAEVEQKLTSAAAAASAAVSVAKAAAEAAKMASVAALQAKMMAEEALGSTKSANSLQRRDTGEVDVNNMASVSSLTPKSSWKIKDSTNAPGSTISVAREVARKRVEEASAAAKRAENLDAILKAAELAAEAVFKAGTIIGMGEPLPFTLSELLEAGPDGYWKSDRVKNTKAGNTSENAVTEELEIPTNKSGKKHDSKAKYDQAIQNLEPSSSVKNSQPDKTPSGNGIEDNPTAAPLNGNTNDTAPSIIWNGIGKGSLVEVFAAEGGSRAAWFSAKVLDINEDSACISYEAHGEGTGLSKEWVSLKQDGEKAPHIRLAHPATISNLKGTRKRRRDTAGNYSWAIGDHVDAWIKNSWREGIISQNGEFGDTKFVVQFSAGDSLVLDAWNLRPSLVWQDGKWTEWSRARERKDKSNKGDSPYEKRQRTAVSDPVPTAGEARPPSKDKKSTNTVVNDPVPTAGEARPPTKDKKSTNTVVSGPVPTAGEARPPTKDKKSTNTIVSDPVPTVGEARLPTKDKKSTNTVVKPDEPRSLALSDRDVLFNIGKGATEIKTTRRPGLQKEGTKVFGVPKPGKKKKFMDVSKHYVGDQADRISEGSASTRYAKHPVPQVPRPRESTLKLDQRAKRASDMRSRGLKSAKPQTTSTNSVPGEDPLSTPIPSSSALESTFAFVASTTSSSNPVNPTVEQNNLAHATDLRTEDASIPESRLQATPTIPAIKKNSTAANRAKRKFVPSADSNVNRRVLKTPEVSAKTSSDSAEPRRSNRRIQPTSRLLEGLQSSLIASKITGEKVPRTNFRSATSASRGKAHG; encoded by the exons ATGGATTATGATGATACTGATTTCCAGAGCCGAAATTTTCAACTAGCTGGTGAAGACAACAGTAAATCCCCATCAAGTTTGCGGCCATTTGCACTGCCGAAACTTGATACTGACGACCAACTACAGGGCCATCTCAGATTTGGCAATTTAACAGACTCTGAAGGATTTTTCAGTGTAGGAGGGCACGATAATAGTTGGATTGAGGTGCTGTCCACTGGAAGTAGTGTTGTTGGTTTTAGTTCTAGCGCAGCTGAACCTTGCTCCATATCTAGGAGTAACTATGTCTGGTCAGAAGCAACATCCACTGAGTGTGTGGAAATGTTGTTGAAGTCAGTGGGAGAAAATGAGATGACTGGTAACATGAATGATAATGTGCATCAGCAGTTAAGTGGCATGGACAGTCAAATTGGTCCATCCAACATGCAACCTAACCCTAGTGACTCTCCGTCAGACAGCATTGTGGTGCCGACTGAGAATGACCAGTCCCAGGGCACTCATTCTAGAATGCCAGAAGATCCTTTGACAAGTCAACCTCAATTTGAAGATATTGCACCTTTCTCAATGGTTGAGAAAGCTGAACATGCCGTGTCTTCAACTTTGTCAGGCAGGAAGTCAAACTATATGTTGGATTCTGTTTCTGAGAAGTGCATTGTGAGTGAGAAGCTGTCTTCCGCTTCTCAAAACACACCAGAAGCCTGTCCAGCTGTTGACAACTATTTTAAGGTGGTTCATGATGGTGATTCTTTGGACAATCTCAACATACACTCAGCTGGAGTTGATTCCGATAAGTTGAGCAACGAAGCCTTCTCGGAGTTAGCTCGAATTCAGAACATATACTCCACTGGCTCATATCACTTTGAGCAAGGCAATCATATGCATTCAAATAAACTTGAAGGAGGAATGCATGAATTGCAGAAATTGACAGAAAGCTCTGATGGATTATTGGAGGCCATCACAAATCCGGTTAAGATGCTGCAAATGAATGATGACACTTGCAAGAGTGCCAGTGATTCACTTCAGCCATCCCTTTCGCAAGTAGAGCGTGGGGCAGAAGGCCATAAAATTTCAGTGGACGCGCACAAAAAAATTGTCATTGAGAAGTTTGGCGTTGGCGAAGAACCCAGTTCTGCTAAATCTTGTCAAAACCAGTCAGATCTGAATAATTCTAATCCTCATCCGATCACTCCCTTGTCAACCGAAAGTAGTGAGTTGATTCAGTCTCCAGATGGAAAGCAGCCTGCCCATGTCACTGGAGCTCCAGAAGAAACGGAAAGTGATGGAGTGGAAGATACAGTTGATGTCTCAAAACATGGAGTGCCGGAGCAGCATCAAGAATCTGTTGATAATCTAAAAAATGTTGTTATGGATGATACAAACATCAACAATGACGTCGACTCAAAGCTTGGAGTGCTAGAGCAGCATCAAGATTCTGTTGATAATCTACAAAGTGTTGTTTCAGAAGAACAATCAGGTAGGGAGGAAATCTCAGCGGTTTCAGGGGACCTTGAATGCTTGGTAGAAGCTGGTCATGATGGAAACGATAGAGGTCTTACTGGTACATCAAAAGATGAGTTTGAATCATCAGGGCATGTTGCACCTGACAATTCTTCAGCTGGTTTATTTGATGAAAATGGTCCAAACGTTTCCTCAGTAAATCACGAGTGGCCAGTCAAGGAAGATGATACGCCTGTTTTAGAAGACGAGCCTGGAACTAATTCTGGGCCTCAAGAAAAAGAGATAGCACCTCTAAACAATTTAAGCAGCGATATAATTTCTACTACGGTTGCTGATACATCCAATAAATCAATGGATAAACTTGACTGTTCAGGAGGTGTTCCATCCAATGGTTCTCCTGTTGGTGTGCTTGAAGGAAATGATTCGACGATTTCCTCAATAAATCATGTGGATTCAGTTGATAGAGTTGCTAATTCTTCTTCAGAAGTTGTAGCATCTGTTTCTGAGTCATTAGTGAAGAAGTCAGCAATGTCGGTGAACTCTGACATCAATTCTATTTGTAGCAGTGGTACCGATCCTGTCGCAAAAAATCCGCAGTGCGAAGGGCTGCCTACTTCTTTGGGTAGTTTGACCACGAATCAAAGTCAGGATAAATCAG GTGATCATCCAGATGCTCATACAGAGAATTGCCAGGTTGACAGACCTTCGTTACAATCTGAAGACCAAGAAATTTCTCATCCACAGAAATGTCAGATTGGTGGATCTTCTGTACAATCTGGGCATCAAGGAAATTTAGCTACTGCTTCCTCCTTGGATGTCTCATCTGGCAAGGGTACACAAATCATCATAGAAACTCCTCTAAATGCAAATGATGATTTAAATGTGCATATAAAAG ATAACGAAGGAAGCTATAATGATGCTACATGCGGTTCCCCTACAGTGATTAGTTGCACAGAACCCTGTCTCCAAGAAGGTGGGCAGGAGGGTATCGCTGTGCTTCATAGCAACCTAACTGAACAATCCGACCCTACAGCCTCAGCTGGCGCTTCCCCTAGTTCAGAAGATTGCTCTGCCAGAAATATAAAACATACTCTTACTTCTGAGGAGGCAAATACAACAGGAGATGATCGAAGTTTCTCATTTGAGGTCGGAGATCCACCAAAAGTGTCTGAGAAAGTTCATCGTCCTGCTTGGAGCCCTTTCCCTAGATCTAAAGCTGCTATAAGTAccgag GTAAACTCAGAAATCCCCAAACCTGGGACTCCTGGAAATGTGTTGAAGCACACCAGTGAAGTGAGTAAGAAAACGTCTGTTCTGGAGACCGGCAAAGAACAACAATCAGGGAACAAAGTGGTTGAAAGTGTTGGGGTGCTCTCTAGCAGCTCGCATATTGGTCATAGTACTGAAACTAAAAGTGCACCGCTAGAGCAGCCACAACAGCATCCAACTCCTGAGAGCAGTG CTCTAGCGCCCCAACCTTTCACAGATTTACAACATGTGCAGCTGCGTGCACAGATATTTGtttatggtgctcttat TCAAGGAATACCACCAGCAGAGGCCTACATGGTGTCAGCTTTTGGAGAACCTG TAGGTGGCGGCAAGCCTGCCTGGGAGGCAGTCTGGCGAGTTGCTGTTAAGATATTTCAGAATCAGAAGTCACCTGTAGCTGGCTTGGAAACTCCTACAAGCTCACGTATAG GCAGCCATGTGGCTGAAAAAGCCAGTAAGGGTACAGCAGGTAAAACTTCACCAGCTAGCAAAAAAGGTGGCAAAACTGTGTTGCCAGCACATACTGCTGTAACTCTGCACTCACCAACTTTCAGCATGTCACCTCTTGGTAGTTCTACATTGAACCTGCAACGAGGTTCCCATCTGGATTTTAGTCAGGCTGTATCACCAGTATTCACATATAATTCACAGACAAGGCAGCCTACTTCTGCTGTTGCATCCTGGTTTCCTCAGAGCCCTGGTCCACGTGCTGCACCTTGGCTGGCTCCACCACAAAATTTAATATTTGATTCATCAATGCAACCAACTGTGCCTTCAAGTGAATCTGCAAAAGGATCTAGTAAAACTATATCCATTTCACAAGCTATTACGCCTGGTCTATTTCTTCCCAGTCAGTCTTCTACTGTTGCTTCTCCATTAGCAGTTGTACAGGAGGAGAAACAGAAGACACCGGCTTCTAAGCGTAATAGAGCTGGAGCTGCATCAccaaagccaagaaaaagaaagaaagcttCAGCAAGTCAAGAACAGCAACCTGACATTGCTTCCTCCCAGCTCAAAACGGACATTGCATCATCCCAGCTCAGAACAGACATTGCATCTGTTATTCCTGCCAGTGAGCAGACACCAGGCTTCACCTTATCTACTCGTTCTCCAAGTAGTGTTCTGGGTAGCCGGCTTGTTCCTAACGCAAGTTTGATCACATCTGTGCCTAACTACCTGGGTGGTAAGGGTGCTGAGCAAAGAATAATCTTTTCAGAACAGATCAGTGGTGCAGTGGACCAATCTATGGACCAAGCCAAAGGTGCAAGCATGTACTCCGAGGAGGCACTTAGGCACAGTGAAGGTGTGTGGAACCACTTATCCACAAACTCAAGGAGCAAATTACCTGCAGAAGTAGAACAAAAGCTTACTTcagcagctgctgctgcttctgcagCAGTTTCTGTTGCGAAGGCTGCTGCAGAAGCTGCTAAAATGGCGTCGGTGGCTGCATTGCAGGCAAAAATGATGGCAGAAGAAGCCCTTGGCTCTACGAAATCTGCTAATTCCTTGCAGAGGCGTGACACTGGCGAAGTTGATGTAAATAATATGGCAAGTGTGTCAAGTTTGACGCCCAAATCATCATGGAAAATAAAGGACAGCACTAATGCCCCAGGTTCCACCATTTCGGTGGCACGGGAGGTTGCTAGAAAAAGGGTTGAAGAGGCATCTGCAGCTGCAAAACGTGCAGAAAACTTAGATGCTATACTTAAAGCTGCAGAGCTTGCTGCAGAGGCTGTGTTCAAAGCAGGAACAATCATAGGGATGGGTGAGCCTCTGCCTTTTACTCTAAGTGAGCTGTTGGAGGCTGGTCCCGATGGCTACTGGAAGTCTGATAGAGTGAAGAATACGAAGGCTGGTAACACCAGTGAGAATGCGGTAACAGAAGAATTGGAGATACCTACTAATAAATCTGGCAAGAAGCATGATAGCAAAGCTAAATATGATCAAGCAATACAGAACTTGGAGCCATCTTCCAGTGTCAAAAATTCGCAGCCAGATAAGACGCCCTCAG GGAATGGGATTGAAGATAATCCCACTGCTGCCCCACTCAATGGCAACACAAATGATACAGCACCAAGCATAATTTGGAATGGCATTGGAAAAGGATCTCTTGTTGAG GTTTTCGCTGCTGAGGGTGGTTCTAGAGCAGCTTGGTTTTCTGCGAAGGTCCTTGATATAAATGAAGATAGTGCATGCATCAGCTATGAAGCCCACGGTGAAG GGACTGGTCTTTCAAAAGAATGGGTGTCACTGAAGCAGGATGGGGAGAAGGCACCTCACATACGTCTTGCCCATCCTGCTACTATATCTAATTTGAAAGGTACTAGAAAGAGGCGTAGGGACACAGCAGGAAATTATTCTTGGGCTATTGGTGATCACGTGGATGCATGGATAAAAAACAG TTGGCGGGAGGGAATCATTTCTCAAAATGGTGAATTTGGTGACACAAAGTTCGTTGTGCAATTTTCAG CTGGTGATTCCTTAGTCCTTGATGCTTGGAATCTTCGTCCATCACTTGTTTGGCAGGATGGGAAATGGACAGAGTGGTCCCGTGCACGAGAGAGGAAAGATAAATCAAATAAG GGTGATTCTCCATATGAGAAACGCCAGCGGACAGCAGTGAGCGATCCTGTGCCTACTGCTGGAGAAGCACGCCCCCCTTCTAAAGACAAGAAGAGCACTAACACTGTAGTGAATGACCCTGTGCCTACTGCTGGAGAAGCACGTCCCCCTACCAAAGACAAGAAGAGCACCAACACTGTAGTGAGCGGTCCTGTGCCTACTGCTGGAGAAGCACGTCCCCCTACCAAAGACAAGAAGAGCACCAACACTATAGTGAGTGATCCTGTGCCTACTGTTGGAGAAGCACGTCTCCCTACCAAAGACAAGAAGAGCACTAACACTGTAGTAAAACCAGATGAGCCAAGGTCACTGGCTTTATCTGATAGGGACGTGCTTTTTAACATTGGAAAAGGTGCAACTGAGATTAAAACCACCAGGCGACCTGGACTGCAAAAGGAAGGAACAAAGGTCTTTGGTGTTCCAAAACCTGGAAAGAAGAAGAAGTTTATGGATGTAAGCAAACATTATGTTGGCGATCAAGCCGATAGGATTTCTGAGGGTAGTGCATCCACAAGATATGCAAAACATCCAGTGCCACAGGTGCCAAGACCACGGGAAAGCACCCTAAAACTTGACCAGAGAGCCAAGAGGGCAAGTGACATGCGATCCAGAGGACTTAAATCTGCCAAGCCTCAGACAACATCAACTAACAGTGTTCCTGGCGAGGATCCTTTATCCACTCCTATCCCAAGCTCTAGTGCTCTTGAAAGTACTTTTGCTTTTGTGGCAAGTACGACAAGCTCTTCCAACCCTGTTAACCCTACTGTTGAACAGAATAATTTGGCTCATGCCACTGATCTTAGAACTGAAGATGCTTCTATTCCGGAATCACGTTTACAAGCCACACCAACCATTCCTGCTATCAAGAAGAATTCAACCGCTGCTAATCGAGCTAAAAGGAAATTCGTTCCTTCTGCTGATAGTAATGTGAACAGGAGGGTGCTGAAAACTCCTGAAGTTTCAGCCAAGACTAGCTCAGATTCTGCTGAACCCCGAAGGTCAAACCGCCGGATTCAACCAACTTCACGG TTGCTCGAGGGCCTGCAGAGTTCCCTTATAGCCTCCAAAATTACTGGCGAAAAAGTCCCTAGGACTAATTTCAGGAGTGCTACTTCTGCCTCAAGAG GAAAAGCCCATGGCTAA